One Purpureocillium takamizusanense chromosome 1, complete sequence genomic window carries:
- a CDS encoding uncharacterized protein (TransMembrane:1 (o237-261i)~BUSCO:EOG092628SP~EggNog:ENOG503NVBJ~COG:U), with translation MRLPSMSAALVATLAWTIRGADDHRSDLKSITLRTHSLEQPYLDSDMQSRWFDFGGDTIVRTDSYVRLTSDRPSQTGWLFSRVPLTATNWEVEVEFMISGKNQLYGDGFAMWITKQRAQQGPVFGSTDRFEGLGIFIDTYKNNRPGIVFPYVMAMFGDGQKSYDKNTDGKDQELAGCSARGIRHASVPTKMRLTYIQDKQLRLELQYKTEDEWELCFETDHPPAIPNIAYLGFSAETGELSDNHDIISVSAKNLYSAPGAPITPNKGKNKGTKGYSSKDGGSWTWFFTKIFLFVLVAGGAYVGFTAYRAKAKSHRF, from the exons ATGCGGCTGCCGTCAATGTCAGCtgcgctcgtcgccacgCTCGCGTGGACGATCCGCGGCGCAGATGACCACCGCAGCGACTTGAAGAGCATAACG TTGAGGACGCACAGCTTGGAACAG CCGTATCTCGACTCGGACATGCAAAGCCGATGGTTTGACTTTGGAGGCGACACCATTGTGCGGACAGACTC ATACGTCCGCCTCACGTCCGACCGCCCCTCGCAGACCGGCTGGCTCTTCTCCCGCGTGCCCCTGACAGCTACGAACTGGGAAGTGGAGGTCGAGTTCATGATCTCTGGCAAGAACCAGCTCTACGGCGATGGCTTCGCCATGTGGATCACCAAGCAGCGGGCGCAGCAGGGTCCCGTCTTCGGCTCCACCGACCGTTTTGAGGGCCTGGGCATCTTCATCGACACGTATAAAAACAATCGCCCTGGCATCGTCTTCCCCTACGTCATGGCCATGTTCGGCGATGGGCAGAAATCGTACGACAAGAACACGGACGGCAAGGACCAGgagctggcgggctgctcgGCGCGCGGCATCCGCCACGCCTCAGTGCCGACCAAGATGCGCCTGACGTACATTCAGGACAAGCAGCTGCGCCTTGAGCTTCAGTACAAGACTGAAGACGAGTGGGAGCTGTGCTTCGAGACGGACCACCCGCCGGCCATCCCCAACATTGCGTACCTTGGCTTcagcgccgagacgggcgagctGAGCGACAACCACGACATCATCTCCGTGTCAGCCAAGAATCTGTACAGTGCGCCCGGCGCCCCCATCACGCCAAACAAGGGCAAGAATAAGGGCACTAAGGGCTACTCGTCCAAGGACGGCGGTAGCTGGACCTGGTTCTTCACTAAGATATTCCTGTTCGTTCTGGTCGCGGGCGGTGCGTACGTCGGCTTCACAGCCTACCGGGCAAAGGCCAAGAGCCATCGATTTTAA
- a CDS encoding uncharacterized protein (BUSCO:EOG092628SP~EggNog:ENOG503NVBJ~TransMembrane:1 (n7-15c20/21o283-307i)~SECRETED:SignalP(1-20~SECRETED:cutsite=IRG-AD~SECRETED:prob=0.6566)~COG:U) encodes MQSRWFDFGGDTIVRTDSYVRLTSDRPSQTGWLFSRVPLTATNWEVEVEFMISGKNQLYGDGFAMWITKQRAQQGPVFGSTDRFEGLGIFIDTYKNNRPGIVFPYVMAMFGDGQKSYDKNTDGKDQELAGCSARGIRHASVPTKMRLTYIQDKQLRLELQYKTEDEWELCFETDHPPAIPNIAYLGFSAETGELSDNHDIISVSAKNLYSAPGAPITPNKGKNKGTKGYSSKDGGSWTWFFTKIFLFVLVAGGAYVGFTAYRAKAKSHRF; translated from the exons ATGCAAAGCCGATGGTTTGACTTTGGAGGCGACACCATTGTGCGGACAGACTC ATACGTCCGCCTCACGTCCGACCGCCCCTCGCAGACCGGCTGGCTCTTCTCCCGCGTGCCCCTGACAGCTACGAACTGGGAAGTGGAGGTCGAGTTCATGATCTCTGGCAAGAACCAGCTCTACGGCGATGGCTTCGCCATGTGGATCACCAAGCAGCGGGCGCAGCAGGGTCCCGTCTTCGGCTCCACCGACCGTTTTGAGGGCCTGGGCATCTTCATCGACACGTATAAAAACAATCGCCCTGGCATCGTCTTCCCCTACGTCATGGCCATGTTCGGCGATGGGCAGAAATCGTACGACAAGAACACGGACGGCAAGGACCAGgagctggcgggctgctcgGCGCGCGGCATCCGCCACGCCTCAGTGCCGACCAAGATGCGCCTGACGTACATTCAGGACAAGCAGCTGCGCCTTGAGCTTCAGTACAAGACTGAAGACGAGTGGGAGCTGTGCTTCGAGACGGACCACCCGCCGGCCATCCCCAACATTGCGTACCTTGGCTTcagcgccgagacgggcgagctGAGCGACAACCACGACATCATCTCCGTGTCAGCCAAGAATCTGTACAGTGCGCCCGGCGCCCCCATCACGCCAAACAAGGGCAAGAATAAGGGCACTAAGGGCTACTCGTCCAAGGACGGCGGTAGCTGGACCTGGTTCTTCACTAAGATATTCCTGTTCGTTCTGGTCGCGGGCGGTGCGTACGTCGGCTTCACAGCCTACCGGGCAAAGGCCAAGAGCCATCGATTTTAA
- the TPK2_1 gene encoding cAMP-dependent protein kinase (EggNog:ENOG503NU4K~COG:T) has product MPSLGGFLKKKRTRDSKDSNPDPSTSNPTSPVIASATTKLFGSASSQQQQQQQQQQQRSSGGTATAAAQPGFGSNASSSAPQQEQMNPQHAGGVYAAATQQHHDGQNLPTISNLINQPQNDGSSLPAAVASSNNNNFASPPFTAQLGHHIQHPPSASPGTDPSRMQQQQQQAYPQPTMQQPGQQPPAADQHLQQQQQQMRPQQQTYQPHHQHQLSQSTPRVTKGKYSLGDFEILRTLGTGSFGRVHLVQSKHNQRFYAVKVLKKAQVVKMKQVEHTNDERRMLSDVKHPFLITLWGTFQDWKNLYMVMDFVEGGELFSLLRKSGRFPNPVAKFYAAEATLALEYLHSKNIIYRDLKPENLLLDRHGHLKITDFGFAKRVPDKTWTLCGTPDYLAPEVVSNKGYNKSVDWWSLGILIYEMLCGYTPFWDNGSPMRIYENILKGKVKYPAYINGDAQNLLERLITADLTKRLGNLYGGSQDVKSHPWFAEVTWDRLARKDIDAPYTPPVKAGQGDASQFDRYPEDPEKYGLPGGADEFGNLFTEF; this is encoded by the exons ATGCCTTCACTCGGCGGCTTCCTCAAGAAAAAGCGAACGAGGGACAGCAAGGACAGCAACCCCGACCCCTCCACCTCCAACCCCACCAGCCCCGTCATTGCAtcggccaccaccaagcTCTTcggctccgcgtcgtcgcagcagcagcagcaacaacagcagcagcagcaacgatCCTCGGGAGGTACAGCCACTGCAGCCGCCCAGCCTGGCTTCGGGTCCAACGCGtcctcgtctgcgccgcagcaggagcaAATGAACCCCCAACACGCCGGCGGGGTctacgccgccgcgacccagcagcaccacgacGGCCAGAACCTTCCTACCATTAGCAACCTCATAAACCAGCCTCAGAATGATGGCTCCTcccttcccgccgccgtcgccagcagcaacaacaacaacttTGCGTCCCCGCCCTTCACTGCTCAACTGGGCCATCATATCCAGCACCCCCCCAGCGCGAGCCCCGGCACCGACCCCTCTCGAatgcaacagcagcagcagcaggcatACCCACAGCCTACGATGCAACAGCCCGGTCAacagccgccggcggccgatCAGCAtctacagcagcagcagcagcagatgcgcccgcagcagcagacgtATCAGCcgcatcaccagcaccagcttAGCCAATCGACACCCCGAGTCACTAAGGGCAAGTATTCGTTGGGCGACTTCGAGATACTGAGGACGCTCGGCACTGGTAGCTTCGGGCGAGTCCATCTGGTTCAATCGAAGCACAACCAACGGTTTTACGCCGTCAAGGTACTCAAAAAGGCCCAGGTTGTCAAGATGAAGCAGGTGGAGCACACCAATGACGAGCGCCGCATGCTGAGTGATGTTAAGCACCCGTTCCTCATTACTCTATGGGGCACTTTTCAAGACTGGAAGAACCTCTACATGGTCATGGACTTtgttgagggcggcgagctcttTTCGCTACTGAGAAAGTCGGGG CGCTTCCCGAACCCTGTTGCCAAATTCTACGCGGCGGAAGCTACGTTGGCGTTGGAATACCTGCACTCCAAGAACATCATCTATCGAGACCTCAAGCCCGAAAACCTCCTGCTAGATCGGCACGGCCACCTTAAGATCACAGACTTTGGATTTGCCAAGCGTGTGCCGGACAAAACATGGACTCTTTGCGGCACTCCGGATTACCTCGCCCCCGAGGTCGTCTCTAACAAGGGATATAACAAGTCTGTGGACTG GTGGTCTCTTGGTATCTTGATATACGAGATGCTGTGCGGCTACACACCGTTTTGGGACAACGGTTCACCGATGCGAATATACGAAAACatcctcaagggcaaggtcaAGTACCCGGCCTACATCAACGGCGATGCTCAGAATCTCTTGGAGCGGCTCATCACCGCAGACTTGACGAAGCGTTTGGGAAATCTGTACGGAGGTTCGCAAGACGTCAAGAGCCATCCTTGGTTCGCCGAGGTGACGTGGGATCGACTGGCGCGAAAGGACATAGACGCTCCCTACACCCCCCCCGTCAAGGCGGGTCAGGGAGACGCCAGCCAGTTTGACAGATATCCCGAGGATCCAGAAAAATATGGGCTTCCTGGCGGAGCCGACGA GTTCGGGAACTTGTTCACCGAATTTTAA
- a CDS encoding uncharacterized protein (EggNog:ENOG503NVWM~TransMembrane:2 (i361-385o397-418i)), protein MDDYMFRYYIDECRVVEESTTYVEIFNYSDPFYNSCEEHALTQDEFDNFLYQRGAFAPPDKMREGTKLLSGLRLVVQKNANHKDTFMSKVISLPKSSYERMVRVLKLPFRAIETTAVVGPFFWCAHDQDDDDPHLQIVHRKSDVRKKGKTRGWEMMLSHSFKTNITTGFIKGTPSSDIVKTIDHARACAAQIGHPMLLPIIILSYDLSPTHDQKQRDARDWLRRLENAVSLRDEVEQHEQYFQDGLLEVDGLNRDLVECHSHVMWKRPQAYWALAKEMERAMEKFRSKWNSMKPPNDLMNEPEKMHRKEIDKLHRSMQARLEFYKVKIKGLENYIHTTLERLKVQREALYNIMSQREARLNLEIAGEQRRIAHASKRDSTAMKTISLMGALFLPGTYLASVFSMTFFNFQTDAHPIVASQLWIYFAITVPVTAAIVGSWWWFDRRREAQYMLDDADLEKNIDKMEKDIMFHLRKRTMSKANTWNTITSPTRE, encoded by the exons atggaTGATTACATGTTCCGCTACTACATTGACGAGTGCCGCGTCGTGGAGGAGTCGACGACCTATGTTGAGATATTCAACTACTCG GATCCGTTCTACAACTCATGCGAGGAGCACGCGCTGACGCAAGATGAGTTTGACAACTTCCTGTACCAGAGG GGCGCTTTCGCGCCCCCCGACAAGATGCGCGAAGGGACGAAGCTGCTCAGCGGGCTCCGGCTCGT CGTCCAAAAGAACGCCAATCACAAGGACACCTTCATGTCCAAAGTCATATCCTTGCCCAAGAGCTCTTATGAGCGAATGGTTCGCGTGCTCAAGCTTCCGTTCCGCGCCATTGAAACGACGGCGGTTGTCGGGCCGTTCTTTTGGTGCGCTCACGAccaggatgacgacgaccctCATCTGC AAATTGTCCACCGCAAGTCAGACGTCCGTAAGAAGGGCAAGACGCGCGGATGGGAGATGATGCTGTCCCATTCCTTCAAGACCAACATCACCACTGGCTTCATCAAGGGCACGCCTAGCTCGGACATTGTTAAGACCATAGACCATGCGCGGGCTTGCGCGGCGCAAATCGGGCATCCGATGCtcctgcccatcatcatcctctcGTACGACCTCTCCCCGACACACGACCAAAAGCaacgcgacgcccgcgactGGCTTCGTCGACTGGAGAATGCGGTCAGTCTTCGAGACGAGGTGGAGCAGCACGAGCAGTATTTTCAggacggcctgctcgaggtGGACGGGCTTAACAGGGACCTCGTGGAGTGCCATAGTCACGTCATGTGGAAGCGGCCGCAGGCATACtgggcgctggccaaggagatggAAAGGGCGATGGAGAAGTTTCGCAGCAAGTGGAACTCCATGAAGCCACCAAACGACCTCATGAACGAGCCTGAAAAGATGCACAGGAAAGAAATTGACAAGCTGCACAGGAGTATGCAGGCAAGACTCGAATTCTACAAGGTCAAGATCAAGGGGCTTGAGAACTACATCCACACGACGCTCGAAAGGCTCAAGGTACAACGCGAGGCG TTGTATAACATCATGTCTCAGAGGGAAGCCAGGCTGAACCTCGAGATTGCCGGAGAGCAGCGTCGCATCGCGCACGCGAGCAAGCGAGACAGCACGGCCATGAAGACCATATCGCTCATGGGTGCCCTGTTTCTTCCGGGCACTTACCTTGCATCCGTCTTCAGCATGACATTTTTCAACTTCCAGACCG ATGCGCACCCCATTGTCGCATCGCAGCTGTGGATCTACTTTGCCATCACGGtccccgtcaccgccgccatcgtcggctcatggtggtggttcgACCGTCGTCGCGAGGCGCAGTacatgctcgacgacgcggacctGGAGAAGAACATTGACAAGATGGAAAAGGACATCATGTTCCACCTGCGGAAGAGAACGATGAGCAAGGCGAATACCTGGAACACCATAACGTCGCCCACAAGAGAGTAG
- a CDS encoding uncharacterized protein (TransMembrane:2 (i299-323o335-356i)~EggNog:ENOG503NVWM): MPAPQDPFYNSCEEHALTQDEFDNFLYQRGAFAPPDKMREGTKLLSGLRLVVQKNANHKDTFMSKVISLPKSSYERMVRVLKLPFRAIETTAVVGPFFWCAHDQDDDDPHLQIVHRKSDVRKKGKTRGWEMMLSHSFKTNITTGFIKGTPSSDIVKTIDHARACAAQIGHPMLLPIIILSYDLSPTHDQKQRDARDWLRRLENAVSLRDEVEQHEQYFQDGLLEVDGLNRDLVECHSHVMWKRPQAYWALAKEMERAMEKFRSKWNSMKPPNDLMNEPEKMHRKEIDKLHRSMQARLEFYKVKIKGLENYIHTTLERLKVQREALYNIMSQREARLNLEIAGEQRRIAHASKRDSTAMKTISLMGALFLPGTYLASVFSMTFFNFQTDAHPIVASQLWIYFAITVPVTAAIVGSWWWFDRRREAQYMLDDADLEKNIDKMEKDIMFHLRKRTMSKANTWNTITSPTRE, from the exons ATGCCAGCCCCTCAGGATCCGTTCTACAACTCATGCGAGGAGCACGCGCTGACGCAAGATGAGTTTGACAACTTCCTGTACCAGAGG GGCGCTTTCGCGCCCCCCGACAAGATGCGCGAAGGGACGAAGCTGCTCAGCGGGCTCCGGCTCGT CGTCCAAAAGAACGCCAATCACAAGGACACCTTCATGTCCAAAGTCATATCCTTGCCCAAGAGCTCTTATGAGCGAATGGTTCGCGTGCTCAAGCTTCCGTTCCGCGCCATTGAAACGACGGCGGTTGTCGGGCCGTTCTTTTGGTGCGCTCACGAccaggatgacgacgaccctCATCTGC AAATTGTCCACCGCAAGTCAGACGTCCGTAAGAAGGGCAAGACGCGCGGATGGGAGATGATGCTGTCCCATTCCTTCAAGACCAACATCACCACTGGCTTCATCAAGGGCACGCCTAGCTCGGACATTGTTAAGACCATAGACCATGCGCGGGCTTGCGCGGCGCAAATCGGGCATCCGATGCtcctgcccatcatcatcctctcGTACGACCTCTCCCCGACACACGACCAAAAGCaacgcgacgcccgcgactGGCTTCGTCGACTGGAGAATGCGGTCAGTCTTCGAGACGAGGTGGAGCAGCACGAGCAGTATTTTCAggacggcctgctcgaggtGGACGGGCTTAACAGGGACCTCGTGGAGTGCCATAGTCACGTCATGTGGAAGCGGCCGCAGGCATACtgggcgctggccaaggagatggAAAGGGCGATGGAGAAGTTTCGCAGCAAGTGGAACTCCATGAAGCCACCAAACGACCTCATGAACGAGCCTGAAAAGATGCACAGGAAAGAAATTGACAAGCTGCACAGGAGTATGCAGGCAAGACTCGAATTCTACAAGGTCAAGATCAAGGGGCTTGAGAACTACATCCACACGACGCTCGAAAGGCTCAAGGTACAACGCGAGGCG TTGTATAACATCATGTCTCAGAGGGAAGCCAGGCTGAACCTCGAGATTGCCGGAGAGCAGCGTCGCATCGCGCACGCGAGCAAGCGAGACAGCACGGCCATGAAGACCATATCGCTCATGGGTGCCCTGTTTCTTCCGGGCACTTACCTTGCATCCGTCTTCAGCATGACATTTTTCAACTTCCAGACCG ATGCGCACCCCATTGTCGCATCGCAGCTGTGGATCTACTTTGCCATCACGGtccccgtcaccgccgccatcgtcggctcatggtggtggttcgACCGTCGTCGCGAGGCGCAGTacatgctcgacgacgcggacctGGAGAAGAACATTGACAAGATGGAAAAGGACATCATGTTCCACCTGCGGAAGAGAACGATGAGCAAGGCGAATACCTGGAACACCATAACGTCGCCCACAAGAGAGTAG
- a CDS encoding uncharacterized protein (TransMembrane:2 (i385-409o421-442i)~EggNog:ENOG503NVWM), whose translation MSKVISLPKSSYERMVRVLKLPFRAIETTAVVGPFFWCAHDQDDDDPHLQIVHRKSDVRKKGKTRGWEMMLSHSFKTNITTGFIKGTPSSDIVKTIDHARACAAQIGHPMLLPIIILSYDLSPTHDQKQRDARDWLRRLENAVSLRDEVEQHEQYFQDGLLEVDGLNRDLVECHSHVMWKRPQAYWALAKEMERAMEKFRSKWNSMKPPNDLMNEPEKMHRKEIDKLHRSMQARLEFYKVKIKGLENYIHTTLERLKVQREALYNIMSQREARLNLEIAGEQRRIAHASKRDSTAMKTISLMGALFLPGTYLASVFSMTFFNFQTDAHPIVASQLWIYFAITVPVTAAIVGSWWWFDRRREAQYMLDDADLEKNIDKMEKDIMFHLRKRTMSKANTWNTITSPTRE comes from the exons ATGTCCAAAGTCATATCCTTGCCCAAGAGCTCTTATGAGCGAATGGTTCGCGTGCTCAAGCTTCCGTTCCGCGCCATTGAAACGACGGCGGTTGTCGGGCCGTTCTTTTGGTGCGCTCACGAccaggatgacgacgaccctCATCTGC AAATTGTCCACCGCAAGTCAGACGTCCGTAAGAAGGGCAAGACGCGCGGATGGGAGATGATGCTGTCCCATTCCTTCAAGACCAACATCACCACTGGCTTCATCAAGGGCACGCCTAGCTCGGACATTGTTAAGACCATAGACCATGCGCGGGCTTGCGCGGCGCAAATCGGGCATCCGATGCtcctgcccatcatcatcctctcGTACGACCTCTCCCCGACACACGACCAAAAGCaacgcgacgcccgcgactGGCTTCGTCGACTGGAGAATGCGGTCAGTCTTCGAGACGAGGTGGAGCAGCACGAGCAGTATTTTCAggacggcctgctcgaggtGGACGGGCTTAACAGGGACCTCGTGGAGTGCCATAGTCACGTCATGTGGAAGCGGCCGCAGGCATACtgggcgctggccaaggagatggAAAGGGCGATGGAGAAGTTTCGCAGCAAGTGGAACTCCATGAAGCCACCAAACGACCTCATGAACGAGCCTGAAAAGATGCACAGGAAAGAAATTGACAAGCTGCACAGGAGTATGCAGGCAAGACTCGAATTCTACAAGGTCAAGATCAAGGGGCTTGAGAACTACATCCACACGACGCTCGAAAGGCTCAAGGTACAACGCGAGGCG TTGTATAACATCATGTCTCAGAGGGAAGCCAGGCTGAACCTCGAGATTGCCGGAGAGCAGCGTCGCATCGCGCACGCGAGCAAGCGAGACAGCACGGCCATGAAGACCATATCGCTCATGGGTGCCCTGTTTCTTCCGGGCACTTACCTTGCATCCGTCTTCAGCATGACATTTTTCAACTTCCAGACCG ATGCGCACCCCATTGTCGCATCGCAGCTGTGGATCTACTTTGCCATCACGGtccccgtcaccgccgccatcgtcggctcatggtggtggttcgACCGTCGTCGCGAGGCGCAGTacatgctcgacgacgcggacctGGAGAAGAACATTGACAAGATGGAAAAGGACATCATGTTCCACCTGCGGAAGAGAACGATGAGCAAGGCGAATACCTGGAACACCATAACGTCGCCCACAAGAGAGTAG
- a CDS encoding uncharacterized protein (COG:S~TransMembrane:9 (o12-32i44-65o94-114i135-154o160-181i361-380o410-431i452-471o504-521i)~EggNog:ENOG503P082), which translates to MADIMSAAVPVGSIVFSVFALLIISVAVLLILRHYLPLRTTPAFYLVPIFFALWLPLVAIILVPIDLASSAATDDEATRGIWLPQRVVLVAWRITYWLTFVLTWFILPILAEYSDAGYREPNDKLRYSLRQNAQFYAIVATASIVGLVYVAIAYRLTFDLLKGLVMALAYCWGLFLAIYLMGHGLVSIPRQLIRSASVSGRLRRLQSRAPIAHEKMEDALVTLQEIELQVKELGRRKTGTAMDFQDWIEELQDLANVSISQPPPSIAPMTSTDRIIPSVVTEKYLADLTRKLVRARHARSRYVDEWGRLVHEASEMQTILDSAASTKLDFGQVSPHARFWETTAILTPYTRYLCYYHIFPYARLGLGFFLAAASACIVWSEFAKFPFPMLSVVRLSVIHHWVGNKAQVGFAGQMISAFWICYMCAAALTSMTEVKVWRGRALVKRNTAHEAAFWYATQVAKLCVPLSYNFLTLLTSEVYEKTTFYNFLGRLINFTDLGRWFDKIFPIVVLIPVVATLFGFYGKVKRFFVGIDIIDEEDGSPSNYGTGSWREGRDLIERELGGNSLLRRREDAIARLSGAGAGNNIVGRSVPILSVPSARDSAASPARSPMRSSTTNPRRHASQSSSARVPPFSDDPPEDDNIFQILGHRMKNTMDTIETPKWMQDLGSGIKKPKWMGSNAGGDDSGSAGLSSGGGGGGGDIRRWFGGGSGGDGSSSTGAGRGQIRI; encoded by the exons ATGGCAGACATTATGAGCGCAGCAGTGCCCGTCGGCTCCATCGTCTTCTCCGTATTCGCCCTCCTCATCatctccgtcgccgtcctcctgATCCTGCGACACTACCTCCCGCTGCGCACCACGCCCGCCTTCTACCTCGTTCCAATCTTCTTCGCGCTGTGGTTGcctctcgtcgccatcatcttgGTCCCCATAGACctggcgtcgagcgccgccacggacgacgaggcgacgcgcGGGATCTGGCTCCCTCAGAGGGTGGTTCTGGTGGCCTGGCGCATCACGTACTGGCTCACCTTTGTCCTGACATG GTTCATACTTCCCATCCTTGCCGAATATTCCGATGCTGGATACCGCGAGCCCAACGACAAGCTACGATACTCGTTGCGCCAAAATGCCCAGTTTTATGCTATTGTCGCCACGGCGAGCATCGTGGGCCTCGTCTACGTCGCAATCGCATACCGTCTCACGTTCGATTTATTGAAAGGTTTGGTCATGGCGCTTGCGTATTGCTGGGGCCTGTTCCTCGCCATTTATTTGATGGGCCACGGGCTGGTGTCGATCCCGAGGCAGCTCATCCGCAGCGCAAGCGTCAGTGGCAGGCTGCGCCGCTTGCAAAGCCGCGCTCCGATCGCTCACGAAAAGATGGAGGACGCACTCGTCACCCTCCAGGAGATCGAACTccaggtcaaggagctgggCCGGCGGAAGACGGGCACCGCCATGGACTTTCAGGACTGGATAGAGGAGCTCCAAGACCTTGCCAACGTTTCGATTAGCCAGCCTCCGCCTTCCATTGCGCCTATGACAAGCACAGACCGCATTATCCCTTCGGTCGTTACCGAAAAGTACCTGGCGGACCTCACACGGAAGCTCGTCCGCGCACGGCACGCCCGGTCGCGGTACGTGGACGAATGGGGTCGGCTAGTGCACGAGGCGTCAGAAATGCAGACGATTCTCGACTCAGCAGCGTCTACAAAGCTGGACTTTGGCCAAGTTTCGCCTCATGCTAGGTTCTGGGAAACGACAGCCATTTTAACGCCATACACGCGGTACCTCTGCTATTACCACATCTTCCCATATGCGCGCTTGGGACTTGGCTTCTTCCTGGCTGCCGCCTCTGCCTGCATCGTCTGGTCCGAATTCGCTAAGTTCCCCTTTCCCATGCTCTCCGTGGTCCGTCTCAGCGTGATCCACCACTGGGTGGGCAATAAGGCGCAGGTCGGCTTTGCGGGTCAGATGATCTCAGCCTTTTGGATCTGCTACATgtgcgccgctgcccttACTTCTATGACTGAGGTCAAGGtctggcgcgggcgagcgctgGTCAAGCGCAATACGGCGCATGAGGCGGCGTTCTGGTACGCCACGCAGGTGGCCAAACTCTGCGTGCCGCTATCATACAACTTCTTGACGCTTCTCACGTCCGAGGTGTACGAGAAGACGACCTTTTACAACTTCCTCGGGAGGCTGATTAACTTTACGGACCTCGGGCGGTGGTTCGATAAAATCTTTCCCATTGTCGTACTGATCCCCGTCGTGGCGACGCTGTTTGGTTTCTACGGCAAGGTCAAGCGGTTCTTCGTGggcatcgacatcatcgacgaggaggatggtAGCCCCTCCAACTATGGCACGGGGTCCTGGCGAGAGGGCCGTGATCTCATCGAGCGGGAGTTGGGCGGCAACTCGctcttgcggcggcgagaggaCGCCATAGCCAGGCTCTCtggcgccggggccggcAACAACATCGTCGGCCGCTCCGTCCCCATTCTATCGGTTCCCTCCGCGAGGGACTCGGCCGCCTCTCCCGCGAGGTCCCCCATGCGATCCTCCACCACCAATCCGCGGCGCCACGCGAGCCAgtcttcctcggcgcgcgTACCGCCCTTCTCCGACGATCCGCCCGAGGACGATAACATCTTCCAGATCCTCGGCCACCGCATGAAGAACACCATGGACACCATCGAGACTCCAAAGTGGATGCAGGACCTGGGAAGCGGCATCAAGAAGCCCAAGTGGATGGGCAgcaacgccggcggcgacgacagcggaAGCGCCGGGCTaagcagcggcggtggcggtggcggcggcgacatccGGAGGTGGTTTGGCGGCGGTAGTGGTGGCGacggtagtagtagtaccggcgccggcaggggGCAGATCCGTATCTGA